Proteins encoded by one window of Actinomycetota bacterium:
- a CDS encoding DUF58 domain-containing protein, with product MSAPTAAIRQRGRSRATSDLGEWLERRLGMTTSGLAVIGFAVAGWILARLIGSRSMFLLAYGGVIVVAVAYFLARRRLAVDASRSDLPTRVREGQFVEVELALEAKRRLSTIVLEEELAPELGLPVRVPIPLLPPGQTVNHVYTFTPSMRGVYTVGPLVATWSDPFGLTRKRMVLTEPVDIIVHPTTEVVDDRVLSREWEDPPIRPPVSKPWPTGFEFYGMRDYVSGDDPRRIVWRATARTLDPDSGTGRYLVREAEQGITDRVGIFLDTHADTHTPGHPSDTFELAVKVVGSLGTKHLKDGFAVTVDSNGGRIAAQLRGQRARIPLLDALARVQREPQPLGEGIARVLGDPRRDTHIVIVTPYLSRDAARKIRLLMDRGVSVLLALLQWDDSDPESMHRAGGLGCNIVEVSLGSPLGPVFRRVMGAASHR from the coding sequence TTGAGCGCACCGACCGCGGCGATCCGCCAGCGCGGACGGAGCCGGGCCACGAGCGACCTGGGCGAGTGGCTCGAGCGGAGGCTCGGCATGACCACGAGCGGTCTCGCCGTCATCGGTTTCGCGGTGGCGGGCTGGATCCTCGCCCGGCTGATCGGGAGCCGGTCCATGTTCCTGCTCGCCTACGGCGGGGTGATCGTGGTCGCCGTGGCGTACTTCCTGGCTCGGCGCAGGCTGGCCGTCGACGCGAGCCGCTCCGACCTCCCGACGCGGGTGCGGGAGGGGCAGTTCGTCGAGGTCGAGCTGGCGCTGGAGGCCAAGCGGCGGTTGAGCACGATCGTGCTCGAGGAGGAGCTCGCGCCGGAGCTGGGGCTCCCGGTGAGGGTGCCTATCCCGCTGCTCCCGCCCGGGCAGACGGTGAACCACGTCTACACGTTCACGCCCAGCATGCGCGGCGTCTACACGGTCGGACCGCTCGTCGCCACGTGGAGCGACCCCTTCGGATTGACCCGGAAGCGGATGGTCCTGACCGAACCGGTCGACATCATCGTCCACCCCACGACCGAGGTGGTGGACGACCGAGTCCTGAGCCGCGAGTGGGAGGACCCGCCCATCCGGCCCCCCGTGTCCAAGCCCTGGCCGACCGGTTTCGAGTTCTACGGGATGCGCGACTACGTGTCCGGGGACGACCCGCGACGGATCGTGTGGCGCGCCACGGCCCGCACCCTCGACCCAGACAGCGGGACCGGACGCTACCTCGTCCGGGAGGCCGAGCAGGGGATCACCGACAGGGTCGGGATCTTCCTCGACACCCACGCGGACACGCACACGCCCGGACATCCGAGCGACACCTTCGAGCTCGCGGTCAAGGTCGTCGGATCGCTCGGGACGAAGCACCTCAAGGACGGTTTCGCCGTGACCGTGGACAGCAACGGGGGTCGCATCGCCGCTCAGCTGCGAGGTCAGCGCGCCCGCATCCCGCTCCTCGACGCGCTCGCCCGCGTTCAGCGCGAGCCGCAGCCGCTCGGCGAGGGGATCGCCCGGGTGCTGGGCGACCCGAGGCGGGACACGCACATCGTGATCGTCACCCCGTACCTGTCGCGCGACGCCGCGCGCAAGATCCGCCTGCTGATGGACCGCGGCGTCTCGGTCCTGCTCGCCCTCCTGCAATGGGACGACTCCGACCCCGAGTCGATGCACCGGGCGGGCGGCCTCGGGTGCAACATCGTCGAGGTGAGCCTCGGGAGCCCCCTCGGCCCGGTGTTCAGGCGCGTCATGGGAGCGGCGAGCCACCGATGA